A genomic stretch from Thalassophryne amazonica chromosome 18, fThaAma1.1, whole genome shotgun sequence includes:
- the znf281b gene encoding zinc finger protein 281b isoform X1: protein MCSKTTTMSIIQDKLGNEFLRNGGMDPNFPPGMLMFSHLPPVTSFTRLASQSVMGELPQEMILKKERDSPPEHQGNTAANSGSFLHSMGIKQERLNELDYRMPLYGGGGVLGVNCSGGGAGKSSADVPEMSFGNHHQNHQNMLLHDLSLSNVRSLAEPIPGRQSKEPKDSSSRRGRRNNGDGQGGKARRKRSDVSKGMMLDADGACLSPNSKPHICEHCNAAFRSSYHLRRHVLIHTGERPFRCSQCNMSFIQKYLLQRHEKIHSGEKPFSCDQCNMRFIQKYHMERHKRTHSGEKPYRCDTCQQFFSRTDRLLKHKRTCGEAIKKVLDPNMLELSEAELGQGSYSLSQGNVSTSVRKRAKAKNGEATERKRKKNTSSSVAAASSSGGMARDLGLQDFNMEHPSGSGPTMQGRTPKLVFKKAGRKGLDKDLLSLEDTADGQKLLSQKPASMDHVEASGLDSMGLLQGNGGSKQGPTTSSNYDDAMQFVKKRRYLHAVNSDYGASSLHMATQGSSVIQGSLGPEPTLAMLDSSPLELKHDKSGIPDEVLQSLLDHYSHKSEGTHHHDVTFDLPDHPHHVDLQPAAPVTPELDDGSPNSGDKTAVMSEYSKFLLQALERTSHGGPFPSLGPTGPFPLLSSSSSPTGPLFSDKHVYTTSQLDCGFPPAVSSPMPIVAPSSTPSSSSSKSHYGMLVGSPSQAGYHLSLEPASHQQLTPSQELTEQLEKQHSPGAFNLPPQDLTVPAEGSKGQPPKAGGNPAPTNGSRYPDLSPLNPPKETTYQIENFAQAFGSQFKSGRHTPLSYGSDPAAEVDHRIRTPVSEFSGYTSLLADVSEPVSTGSKTPTSQSYR, encoded by the exons ATGTGTAG CAAAACAACCACCATGAGTATTATCCAAGACAAATTAGGCAATGAGTTTTTGCGCAACGGTGGTATGGACCCCAATTTTCCACCAGGGATGCTTATGTTCAGCCACCTTCCACCCGTCACCAGCTTTACGCGACTGGCCTCTCAGTCCGTTATGGGTGAGCTGCCCCAAGAGATGATCCTGAAGAAGGAACGAGACTCACCCCCAGAACACCAGGGCAACACCGCTGCCAACAGTGGGAGCTTCCTTCACAGTATGGGAATTAAGCAGGAGCGACTAAATGAACTGGATTATCGGATGCCCCTCTATGGCGGGGGCGGAGTTCTGGGTGTGAACTGTAGCGGAGGCGGCGCGGGGAAGAGCAGTGCTGACGTGCCAGAAATGTCCTTTGGTAACCACCACCAAAATCACCAGAACATGCTACTGCATGATCTCAGCCTGAGCAACGTTCGCTCCCTTGCAGAACCG ATACCTGGAAGACAAAGTAAAGAGCCAAAAGATTCCTCGAGCAGAAGAGGGCGAAGGAACAATGGAGATGGGCAAGGAGGTAAAGCCCGAAGGAAACGCAGCGATGTTTCAAag GGCATGATGTTGGATGCAGATGGAGCCTGCCTCTCTCCCAACTCAAAACCACATATCTGTGAGCACTGCAATGCTGCCTTCCGCAGCTCCTACCACTTGCGTAGACATGTGCTTATACACACAG GTGAGAGGCCTTTCCGGTGCAGTCAGTGTAACATGAGCTTCATTCAGAAGTACTTACTTCAGCGGCACGAGAAGATCCATAGTG GGGAGAAACCCTTTAGCTGTGACCAGTGTAACATGCGCTTTATCCAGAAGTACCACATGGAACGACACAAAAGGACACACAGCGGCGAGAAGCCATATCGCTGCGATACCTGCCAACAA TTTTTCTCAAGAACAGACCGGTTACTGAAGCACAAACGGACTTGTGGAGAAGCCATAAAGAAGGTCCTAGACCCAAACATGCTGGAACTCAGTGAGGCGGAACTTGGCCAAGGCAGCTATTCACTCTCTCAGGGAAATGTAAGCACATCTGTACGCAAGAGGGCTAAGGCCAAAAATGGTGAGGCCACTGAACGTAAGCGGAAGAAGAACACCTCATCATCAGTGGCAGCAGCCTCGTCCTCTGGAGGGATGGCTCGTGACCTGGGCTTGCAAGATTTCAACATGGAGCACCCCTCAGGGTCTGGCCCCACCATGCAGGGACGTACTCCCAAATTGGTCTTTAAAAAAGCTGGCCGCAAAGGGCTGGACAAAGACCTCCTCTCTCTGGAAGACACTGCAGATGGACAGAAACTTCTGTCCCAGAAGCCTGCCTCTATGGATCACGTCGAGGCTTCTGGTCTTGACAGCATGGGTCTACTCCAGGGAAACGGGGGCAGCAAGCAGGGGCCAACCACCAGCAGCAACTACGATGATGCAATGCAGTTTGTGAAAAAGCGGAGGTACCTCCATGCGGTTAACAGTGACTATGGAGCCAGCTCCCTGCACATGGCAACCCAGGGTAGTAGTGTAATCCAGGGTTCCTTAGGACCAGAGCCTACTCTGGCCATGCTAGACTCCTCACCTTTGGAACTCAAGCATGACAAGTCGGGTATCCCTGATGAGGTGTTACAAAGCCTGCTTGATCATTATAGCCATAagtcagaggggacacaccaccatgatGTGACATTTGACCTGCCAGACCACCCGCACCATGTGGATCTGCAGCCAGCTGCACCTGTTACTCCAGAACTGGATGATGGCTCACCTAACAGTGGAGATAAAACGGCAGTGATGAGTGAGTACTCAAAGTTCCTCCTACAGGCTCTAGAACGTACCAGCCACGGGGGACCCTTCCCCAGCCTGGGCCCAACTGGACCCTTTCCACTTCTGTCCAGCAGCTCCAGTCCCACAGGGCCCCTGTTCTCAGACAAACACGTCTATACCACATCCCAGTTAGATTGTGGTTTCCCACCTGCTGTTTCCTCTCCAATGCCTATTGTTGCACCTTCGTCAACCCCCTCTTCTTCCTCATCCAAGTCACATTATGGCATGCTCGTCGGCTCTCCCTCCCAAGCAGGTTACCACCTCAGTTTGGAACCTGCAAGCCACCAGCAGCTCACTCCTTCTCAGGAGCTAACTGAGCAATTGGAGAAGCAGCACTCCCCCGGCGCCTTCAACCTACCTCCTCAGGACCTGACTGTCCCAGCAGAGGGCTCCAAAGGGCAGCCGCCCAAGGCTGGAGGGAACCCGGCACCCACAAATGGCTCCAGATATCCAGACCTTTCTCCACTCAATCCCCCCAAGGAAACCACATACCAGATTGAGAACTTTGCCCAGGCTTTTGGCTCCCAGTTCAAGTCAGGGCGACATACCCCTCTGAGCTATGGCAGTGATCCTGCTGCAGAGGTGGACCACCGAATACGGACTCCGGTGTCAGAATTCTCAGGGTATACCAGTTTGTTAGCTGATGTCAGCGAGCCAGTGAGTACAGGATCAAAAACCCCGACAAGCCAAAGTTATAGATAA
- the znf281b gene encoding zinc finger protein 281b isoform X2 has protein sequence MSIIQDKLGNEFLRNGGMDPNFPPGMLMFSHLPPVTSFTRLASQSVMGELPQEMILKKERDSPPEHQGNTAANSGSFLHSMGIKQERLNELDYRMPLYGGGGVLGVNCSGGGAGKSSADVPEMSFGNHHQNHQNMLLHDLSLSNVRSLAEPIPGRQSKEPKDSSSRRGRRNNGDGQGGKARRKRSDVSKGMMLDADGACLSPNSKPHICEHCNAAFRSSYHLRRHVLIHTGERPFRCSQCNMSFIQKYLLQRHEKIHSGEKPFSCDQCNMRFIQKYHMERHKRTHSGEKPYRCDTCQQFFSRTDRLLKHKRTCGEAIKKVLDPNMLELSEAELGQGSYSLSQGNVSTSVRKRAKAKNGEATERKRKKNTSSSVAAASSSGGMARDLGLQDFNMEHPSGSGPTMQGRTPKLVFKKAGRKGLDKDLLSLEDTADGQKLLSQKPASMDHVEASGLDSMGLLQGNGGSKQGPTTSSNYDDAMQFVKKRRYLHAVNSDYGASSLHMATQGSSVIQGSLGPEPTLAMLDSSPLELKHDKSGIPDEVLQSLLDHYSHKSEGTHHHDVTFDLPDHPHHVDLQPAAPVTPELDDGSPNSGDKTAVMSEYSKFLLQALERTSHGGPFPSLGPTGPFPLLSSSSSPTGPLFSDKHVYTTSQLDCGFPPAVSSPMPIVAPSSTPSSSSSKSHYGMLVGSPSQAGYHLSLEPASHQQLTPSQELTEQLEKQHSPGAFNLPPQDLTVPAEGSKGQPPKAGGNPAPTNGSRYPDLSPLNPPKETTYQIENFAQAFGSQFKSGRHTPLSYGSDPAAEVDHRIRTPVSEFSGYTSLLADVSEPVSTGSKTPTSQSYR, from the exons ATGAGTATTATCCAAGACAAATTAGGCAATGAGTTTTTGCGCAACGGTGGTATGGACCCCAATTTTCCACCAGGGATGCTTATGTTCAGCCACCTTCCACCCGTCACCAGCTTTACGCGACTGGCCTCTCAGTCCGTTATGGGTGAGCTGCCCCAAGAGATGATCCTGAAGAAGGAACGAGACTCACCCCCAGAACACCAGGGCAACACCGCTGCCAACAGTGGGAGCTTCCTTCACAGTATGGGAATTAAGCAGGAGCGACTAAATGAACTGGATTATCGGATGCCCCTCTATGGCGGGGGCGGAGTTCTGGGTGTGAACTGTAGCGGAGGCGGCGCGGGGAAGAGCAGTGCTGACGTGCCAGAAATGTCCTTTGGTAACCACCACCAAAATCACCAGAACATGCTACTGCATGATCTCAGCCTGAGCAACGTTCGCTCCCTTGCAGAACCG ATACCTGGAAGACAAAGTAAAGAGCCAAAAGATTCCTCGAGCAGAAGAGGGCGAAGGAACAATGGAGATGGGCAAGGAGGTAAAGCCCGAAGGAAACGCAGCGATGTTTCAAag GGCATGATGTTGGATGCAGATGGAGCCTGCCTCTCTCCCAACTCAAAACCACATATCTGTGAGCACTGCAATGCTGCCTTCCGCAGCTCCTACCACTTGCGTAGACATGTGCTTATACACACAG GTGAGAGGCCTTTCCGGTGCAGTCAGTGTAACATGAGCTTCATTCAGAAGTACTTACTTCAGCGGCACGAGAAGATCCATAGTG GGGAGAAACCCTTTAGCTGTGACCAGTGTAACATGCGCTTTATCCAGAAGTACCACATGGAACGACACAAAAGGACACACAGCGGCGAGAAGCCATATCGCTGCGATACCTGCCAACAA TTTTTCTCAAGAACAGACCGGTTACTGAAGCACAAACGGACTTGTGGAGAAGCCATAAAGAAGGTCCTAGACCCAAACATGCTGGAACTCAGTGAGGCGGAACTTGGCCAAGGCAGCTATTCACTCTCTCAGGGAAATGTAAGCACATCTGTACGCAAGAGGGCTAAGGCCAAAAATGGTGAGGCCACTGAACGTAAGCGGAAGAAGAACACCTCATCATCAGTGGCAGCAGCCTCGTCCTCTGGAGGGATGGCTCGTGACCTGGGCTTGCAAGATTTCAACATGGAGCACCCCTCAGGGTCTGGCCCCACCATGCAGGGACGTACTCCCAAATTGGTCTTTAAAAAAGCTGGCCGCAAAGGGCTGGACAAAGACCTCCTCTCTCTGGAAGACACTGCAGATGGACAGAAACTTCTGTCCCAGAAGCCTGCCTCTATGGATCACGTCGAGGCTTCTGGTCTTGACAGCATGGGTCTACTCCAGGGAAACGGGGGCAGCAAGCAGGGGCCAACCACCAGCAGCAACTACGATGATGCAATGCAGTTTGTGAAAAAGCGGAGGTACCTCCATGCGGTTAACAGTGACTATGGAGCCAGCTCCCTGCACATGGCAACCCAGGGTAGTAGTGTAATCCAGGGTTCCTTAGGACCAGAGCCTACTCTGGCCATGCTAGACTCCTCACCTTTGGAACTCAAGCATGACAAGTCGGGTATCCCTGATGAGGTGTTACAAAGCCTGCTTGATCATTATAGCCATAagtcagaggggacacaccaccatgatGTGACATTTGACCTGCCAGACCACCCGCACCATGTGGATCTGCAGCCAGCTGCACCTGTTACTCCAGAACTGGATGATGGCTCACCTAACAGTGGAGATAAAACGGCAGTGATGAGTGAGTACTCAAAGTTCCTCCTACAGGCTCTAGAACGTACCAGCCACGGGGGACCCTTCCCCAGCCTGGGCCCAACTGGACCCTTTCCACTTCTGTCCAGCAGCTCCAGTCCCACAGGGCCCCTGTTCTCAGACAAACACGTCTATACCACATCCCAGTTAGATTGTGGTTTCCCACCTGCTGTTTCCTCTCCAATGCCTATTGTTGCACCTTCGTCAACCCCCTCTTCTTCCTCATCCAAGTCACATTATGGCATGCTCGTCGGCTCTCCCTCCCAAGCAGGTTACCACCTCAGTTTGGAACCTGCAAGCCACCAGCAGCTCACTCCTTCTCAGGAGCTAACTGAGCAATTGGAGAAGCAGCACTCCCCCGGCGCCTTCAACCTACCTCCTCAGGACCTGACTGTCCCAGCAGAGGGCTCCAAAGGGCAGCCGCCCAAGGCTGGAGGGAACCCGGCACCCACAAATGGCTCCAGATATCCAGACCTTTCTCCACTCAATCCCCCCAAGGAAACCACATACCAGATTGAGAACTTTGCCCAGGCTTTTGGCTCCCAGTTCAAGTCAGGGCGACATACCCCTCTGAGCTATGGCAGTGATCCTGCTGCAGAGGTGGACCACCGAATACGGACTCCGGTGTCAGAATTCTCAGGGTATACCAGTTTGTTAGCTGATGTCAGCGAGCCAGTGAGTACAGGATCAAAAACCCCGACAAGCCAAAGTTATAGATAA